From the genome of Bacteroidota bacterium:
AGAAAATTATGAAGACCGGTTTGACGGTTTTATAGAGGTAAATCCGAAAAACAAAAAAGATATTCGAGGATTTCTTAATGTGTATCAGTTAGAGTATAATTCCACTAAATTAGAAAAATCTCCTGCAACGGGTTGGGATGTGGTAGATGGTCAGCCGTCGTGGAATTGTGTCCCGCAGGCGCTTCCGAATTTAGCGCAATATGCCAACGACAGCACAAAAATGAAAGTGACCATTCGGGGCACGATTCGTTTGGATTCGAAAGAACTTACGACAGTTCCTTTTCTCTATATGATGGGATTCCAGGCGGCAGTTCGATACACAAAAGAAGAGGCACGGAATATCGCAAAATATTTACGAAGCGGCGGATTTCTTTTTATCGATGACGGAATTGCATATCAATCCGGCGCGTTTAATATTACAGCAAGGCAAATGCTGAAAGATGCTCTTGGTTACGATGCAGTGTTCGAACGGGTTCCCAATTCTCATCCCATGTATACCGTGTGGGAAAAGTTTAATGGTCCTCCATCAGGAGAAGATATTCAACGATATGATAATCGAGTGCGAGAAGTCAAAGAAATATATCCATACTTGGAAGCTATTTTTCTCAACGGGAGAATGGCCGTATTAATTTCCAATCGCGGATATAACTTTGCCTGGGGATATTGGAAAATTCTTCCTGCTACCGCTGGCGGACCTTATGACAATACACGGCAATTGCAATTTGGATTGAACGTTGTCGTCTATGCGTTAACGCAACGCGGCGGAATTGTTGACCAAAATAGGACAAAAATTGCATCAGAACAGAATCGCTAATTATTGAGAGGGACGAATGAAAGTAATTATACTTTTGTGCACACTTATAATGTTGCCTTTATTGGCACAGAATAATTTGCAAATTGTACCTCATGAAGAAGAGAGGGAACTATATGATAAATTCTTTGACCAGGCAGGTGGTGAATTTGGAGTCCCGGCTGACATTCTGAGAGGAATATCATTTGCGGAGACGCGCTGGACCCACATGAAATGGAGTGGTGAAGATAAGTTCTCTAATTGCACCGGAATGCCGCGTGTGTATGGTGTGATGGGTTTATGGGATAATGATTATTTCGGATACACTTTACGAGAGGCAGCTCAATTAATCGGTAAAACTCCCGAGGAACTTAAAGAAAGTCCGCTGCAAAATATTCGGGGAGCAGCGGCATTATTGAAAAAATATTATTCCGAACTTCCCGCACCAGTTGGAGTGGAGGAGGGATCGATTGAAAGCTGGCAGAATGCTGTTGCAAAGTTCAGCGGATTTCCTCAAACAGAACTTGCCGCAAAAAGAGGACTGGAAGTTTATTCTGTTTTATCATCGGGCTATCAACAAGATAGGATAGCAATACGAAAAAGAGAAATTAATCTCGAATCGATCCAAAATATTGTCCGCATTGCTGAATTGGAATCATCAACAGAATCAAAAAGAATTCAATCTGATAATGCAATGAATACACCGGATTATCCTTTGGCAAAATGGAACGTTGCGTATTCCGGGAATTTTGGGACGCAATTGATTCAGCAAAAATTTGTTGTCGTGCACGATGTTGAAGGTTCTTATTTGGGATGCATTTCATGGTTTAAAAATACGACTGCTCAAGTGAGCGCTCATTA
Proteins encoded in this window:
- a CDS encoding DUF4159 domain-containing protein, which gives rise to MTLAQKLHSISKYGFIGIGVSSALHLLVGIVILIVGGEKGERIVSVELHTYDIVKPPVKFEAQPPRFVKSFDLAKDVDYTPQTSARQIVFARADAPASNAPVNNAPVSASSSGRAGEGSVFFGALTASSGASDLGWGLPGGATSYGRSFGVGGAGGWGAGPGDGKDWGPNFANDVENTRSGGGGGLSAMRDNLISSENYEDRFDGFIEVNPKNKKDIRGFLNVYQLEYNSTKLEKSPATGWDVVDGQPSWNCVPQALPNLAQYANDSTKMKVTIRGTIRLDSKELTTVPFLYMMGFQAAVRYTKEEARNIAKYLRSGGFLFIDDGIAYQSGAFNITARQMLKDALGYDAVFERVPNSHPMYTVWEKFNGPPSGEDIQRYDNRVREVKEIYPYLEAIFLNGRMAVLISNRGYNFAWGYWKILPATAGGPYDNTRQLQFGLNVVVYALTQRGGIVDQNRTKIASEQNR